The Mycoplasmopsis gallinacea genome includes a window with the following:
- a CDS encoding GNAT family N-acetyltransferase, with the protein MIKRKPKYLTFSNLTPKLSKKMINKFVKTNEYQKFYQRLSTLDRKEMINFENNTEYRIEKVNDATFEIAKNFLIDNDFYPDSRDRWIKEYKKQKNKLGFLMFDNQKVIAHACIVYETDEYSILWGVLVDENYRGKGLAKIIVSHLCSYIFQQDKSKKILLYYTEDRIGNIYKNIGFVDKAELFSLERIEKESSYQNKKKTIASNFKNLFNKFKSKKVSKESSKGKGNVNFLLENKSKFILSYKKIVAESKILLNKFKYQLNDLEKDKFIAFVNEFIIDNFINLYNEENTFFQRKIDLKDFDAQNYDKLIQELITFLNIDSVFFFSPPNKMLFNMYVFVSVYSKIYKTKDKYTEEIYKFLDKDTREFFDFINSCTNDFEQKLLQAENEDKNKTENNFIDRYVATKIQLNYDLLLNYHWMKYVTGWFDNSDGSNNLDLVKHPEFPKFPFYNDPFQYKLENCELNELKIDEKFGYFDKYLITYESIVESDVVPFKEKVNFDKSKINDQIEQLNYAMNEPDIENIAIVGEFSSGKTSLIKNYVENDKKSSKNTIWIDWSSNDTENLKLEDNIAKQIIYQIPLKKQDQSKIKVKRKVSELFKIAAGFILAMLTCVFIAFFSNKEVVNYWNNNKIYLVVFLSFFVLLFTIIFYSITKLVINNFWRIKKISIKGNTTELEQNNSFLGKNIDDLIFIINNAGIKYIIFDNVKIDDDWEGALKTLNSLKEMIFLINKNKAQLNPKKQNEKATFVYCIEMNKNVNKLNKIFDYQIRLNSGLDESVIEKTVDNIQKSISTISGTNIIESGFPDYRFIQKDFLNKRLRKYFSFISNWKTLKNIQYQVINYDLISKNKFIEDLTKEIENSISKLENYGFYNQFKKIFSQMTIGAKAIEIDKWEKLKNELKKCVEPNCQYCAKFYNKYYAILKFKDSDSLKKVLAVENNSCEDYFKNDFLFNYLSDYFLFNLNENGFIDNNKRIEIIQKSQIRFQSLINFLGFVVYQNTNDNNIELLNIFKKVQETKKKIENYMLNDQSVKDTLNIQICKEFIKHLYTKIIEIENKHIAISKNSSRYYYLLYILQNQEEKLINSDEVYVIVEKIRQKIIAEYVKRHPIFHIKKFVKLKNETKTPRINKKNTNNKIIEELLSNEQISAKLKENVNPSDLVLDNKKLSKCHLIEHINIKNKNFSLNGSSFINSNLDCYFIEEKDIENLIDVLLKQTNFKGEIDKKYLNTSSFTSLYNSINEFRTIEFGLNAEEIKISKYLSQLICAKDSKLSSKIKRKRKKREINKK; encoded by the coding sequence CTTACTTTTAGCAATTTAACTCCGAAGCTATCTAAAAAGATGATTAATAAATTTGTAAAAACTAATGAATATCAAAAGTTTTACCAAAGACTCTCTACACTAGATAGAAAAGAAATGATAAACTTTGAAAACAATACTGAATATAGAATAGAAAAAGTAAATGATGCTACCTTTGAAATTGCAAAAAACTTTTTAATTGACAATGATTTTTACCCAGATTCTAGAGATAGATGAATTAAAGAATACAAAAAACAAAAAAATAAACTTGGTTTTTTAATGTTTGATAATCAAAAAGTTATTGCTCATGCATGCATTGTATATGAAACAGATGAATATTCAATTTTATGAGGTGTTTTAGTTGATGAAAATTACCGTGGAAAAGGATTAGCTAAAATTATTGTTAGCCATTTATGTTCATACATTTTTCAACAAGACAAAAGTAAGAAGATACTTTTATACTACACAGAAGATAGAATTGGAAACATCTATAAAAACATTGGTTTTGTAGATAAGGCAGAACTATTTAGTCTTGAAAGAATAGAAAAAGAAAGTTCTTATCAAAATAAAAAGAAAACTATTGCTTCTAATTTCAAAAACTTATTTAATAAATTCAAATCTAAAAAAGTTAGTAAAGAAAGTTCTAAAGGAAAAGGTAATGTCAATTTTTTGTTAGAAAATAAGTCTAAATTTATTCTTTCTTACAAAAAGATTGTAGCTGAATCAAAGATATTATTAAACAAATTTAAATACCAATTAAATGACTTAGAAAAAGATAAATTTATAGCATTTGTAAATGAATTTATCATCGATAATTTCATTAATTTATATAACGAAGAAAATACCTTTTTCCAAAGAAAAATAGATTTAAAAGATTTTGATGCACAAAATTATGATAAGTTAATTCAAGAATTAATAACATTTTTAAATATCGATTCTGTTTTCTTTTTTTCACCACCAAATAAAATGCTTTTTAATATGTATGTTTTCGTAAGTGTTTATTCAAAAATATATAAAACAAAAGATAAATATACTGAAGAAATATACAAATTTCTAGATAAAGACACCAGAGAATTTTTTGATTTTATTAATAGCTGCACAAATGACTTTGAACAAAAATTACTACAAGCAGAAAATGAAGACAAAAATAAAACTGAAAACAACTTTATTGATAGATATGTGGCAACTAAAATTCAATTAAATTATGATTTATTACTCAATTATCATTGAATGAAATATGTTACAGGTTGATTTGATAATTCAGATGGAAGTAATAATTTAGATTTAGTAAAGCATCCTGAATTTCCAAAATTCCCTTTTTATAATGATCCATTTCAATATAAATTAGAAAATTGCGAATTAAATGAACTTAAAATAGATGAAAAGTTTGGATATTTTGACAAATATTTGATTACATATGAATCAATTGTTGAAAGTGATGTTGTTCCATTCAAAGAAAAAGTTAATTTTGATAAAAGCAAAATAAATGATCAAATTGAACAATTAAATTATGCAATGAATGAGCCAGATATCGAAAATATAGCTATAGTTGGTGAGTTTTCGTCAGGGAAAACAAGTTTGATCAAAAATTATGTTGAAAATGATAAAAAATCTAGCAAAAATACTATTTGAATTGATTGAAGTAGTAATGATACAGAAAACTTGAAATTAGAAGATAACATTGCAAAACAAATAATTTACCAAATACCATTGAAAAAACAAGATCAATCCAAAATTAAGGTAAAAAGAAAAGTTTCTGAACTATTTAAAATCGCCGCAGGTTTTATTTTAGCAATGTTAACTTGCGTGTTTATTGCTTTTTTTAGTAACAAGGAAGTAGTGAATTATTGAAATAATAATAAAATATATCTTGTTGTTTTCCTTTCCTTTTTTGTACTGCTTTTTACAATTATTTTTTATTCAATTACAAAATTGGTAATTAACAATTTTTGAAGAATTAAAAAGATTTCAATTAAAGGTAACACAACAGAACTCGAACAAAACAATAGTTTTCTAGGCAAAAATATTGATGATTTAATTTTCATCATCAATAATGCTGGAATCAAATATATCATTTTTGACAATGTAAAAATTGATGATGATTGAGAAGGTGCTTTAAAAACTTTAAATTCACTTAAAGAAATGATCTTTTTGATTAACAAAAATAAAGCTCAATTAAATCCTAAAAAGCAAAATGAAAAAGCTACTTTTGTTTATTGTATTGAGATGAATAAAAATGTAAATAAATTAAATAAGATTTTTGACTATCAAATAAGATTAAATTCAGGTTTGGATGAAAGCGTGATCGAAAAAACAGTTGATAATATTCAAAAATCAATATCTACAATTAGTGGAACCAATATTATTGAATCTGGATTCCCAGATTATAGATTTATTCAAAAAGATTTCTTAAATAAAAGACTTAGAAAATACTTTTCATTTATCTCGAATTGAAAAACACTTAAAAACATTCAATATCAAGTAATTAATTACGACTTAATAAGTAAAAACAAATTTATCGAAGATTTAACTAAAGAAATTGAAAACTCAATTTCAAAATTAGAAAACTATGGCTTTTACAATCAGTTTAAAAAAATATTTTCACAAATGACTATAGGTGCTAAAGCAATAGAAATTGATAAATGAGAAAAGTTAAAAAACGAACTTAAGAAATGTGTAGAACCAAATTGTCAATATTGCGCTAAATTCTATAATAAATATTATGCTATACTAAAATTCAAAGATTCTGACTCACTTAAAAAAGTATTAGCTGTAGAAAACAATTCTTGTGAAGATTATTTTAAAAATGACTTTCTTTTCAATTACCTTTCCGATTATTTTTTATTCAATTTAAATGAAAATGGTTTTATAGACAATAACAAAAGAATCGAGATTATTCAAAAATCTCAAATTAGATTCCAATCTCTAATCAATTTTTTAGGTTTTGTTGTGTATCAAAACACAAATGATAATAATATAGAATTATTAAACATATTTAAAAAGGTTCAAGAAACAAAGAAAAAAATCGAAAATTATATGTTAAATGATCAGAGTGTAAAAGATACTTTAAACATTCAAATTTGTAAAGAATTTATCAAGCATTTATACACAAAAATAATTGAAATCGAAAATAAACACATTGCCATCTCTAAAAATAGTTCAAGATATTACTATTTGCTTTACATTCTACAAAATCAAGAAGAAAAACTCATCAATAGCGACGAAGTATACGTAATAGTTGAAAAAATAAGACAAAAAATTATTGCTGAATATGTAAAAAGACATCCAATTTTCCACATCAAAAAATTTGTTAAATTAAAAAACGAAACAAAAACGCCTAGAATAAACAAAAAGAATACGAATAATAAAATTATTGAAGAGTTATTAAGCAACGAACAAATAAGTGCAAAATTAAAAGAAAATGTTAATCCTTCTGATTTAGTTTTGGATAATAAAAAGTTATCAAAATGTCACTTAATAGAGCATATAAATATCAAAAATAAAAATTTTTCTTTAAATGGTTCTTCGTTTATAAATTCAAATCTAGATTGTTATTTTATTGAAGAAAAAGATATCGAAAACTTGATTGATGTTTTATTAAAACAAACAAATTTCAAAGGTGAAATTGATAAAAAGTACCTAAATACATCATCATTTACATCTCTTTATAACTCTATAAATGAGTTTAGAACCATAGAATTTGGGTTAAACGCTGAGGAAATAAAAATTAGTAAATATCTTAGTCAACTAATTTGTGCAAAAGATTCTAAGTTAAGCTCTAAAATTAAAAGAAAACGTAAAAAAAGAGAAATAAACAAAAAATAG
- a CDS encoding OppA family ABC transporter substrate-binding lipoprotein: MKKTLTFLSLIAACSAPFVANSCVDFDNIHANNVFIKNENQANILYQNQALKPTDSYINNEIIRTIFAPLISYSHQGKVHEDKINNNFDSVTKKILNFYLADSIIVYLPDNNGNLTQFSFIDSDYNLNLTKPDKGSGYSKPILKVSSPTSTSINHPDFWNKVKKASKIEFNLKENLFYVDKNGQQTNKLFQASDIANNLLNNQAYLQKIKTLYNVAFSYQNNKLIFSAFDLNKETKLDLFIQNEVMNNFIFQPSVKNEKDLFLGTYVVSENEVNKLILLKNNYSANDIFNNANDSLAKIIFNYNPVPLDEETFRIQSLRAYRQNLISILNYNTLNSKQQENVLKYSDIYGYNEVVSFNSKDAIFKWTYNSELQSDKPNNAFSNDFANFINSLTKKELFNFEKALSMLLNPYTIAKLNDSNYYWNVAPLASMKLQGIDQQNNNFDSLSSAYYLSTLTSFENFESNYFIEKEVYYQKDNILDLNKQLRSANFKGLKEIIASMISKFKLSHPGAKISFTIPFLDNFSEKDKRLLERYKNILNENFDLNVQIEKYDQNKTYFFQKAHISYLNNSLDSFFKVVWDDFHSLKSFSYFLDLASDEAIQKFISASNLEEFLSYLNTKTTYEQIKIINAFNNHFNIPVILNNALSEKTFEKILIQNYLELPSFEDGIINYSDVRTNY, encoded by the coding sequence ATGAAAAAAACATTAACTTTTTTAAGTTTAATAGCTGCTTGCAGCGCTCCTTTTGTAGCTAATTCTTGTGTTGATTTTGATAATATTCATGCTAATAATGTCTTTATTAAAAATGAAAATCAAGCCAATATCCTTTATCAAAATCAAGCTCTAAAGCCTACTGATAGCTACATTAATAACGAAATAATTCGCACTATTTTTGCACCACTCATTTCTTATTCTCACCAAGGTAAAGTTCATGAAGATAAAATTAACAATAATTTTGATAGCGTAACTAAGAAGATTTTGAATTTTTATTTAGCAGATAGCATCATCGTTTATTTACCTGATAATAATGGTAATTTAACTCAATTTAGCTTTATTGATAGCGATTATAATCTCAATTTAACTAAGCCAGATAAAGGGAGTGGGTATAGCAAACCTATTTTAAAAGTTAGTTCACCTACATCTACATCAATTAATCATCCTGATTTTTGAAATAAAGTAAAAAAGGCAAGCAAAATTGAATTTAACTTAAAAGAGAACCTTTTTTACGTAGACAAAAATGGGCAGCAAACTAATAAGTTATTTCAAGCAAGTGATATAGCTAATAATTTATTAAATAATCAGGCATATTTACAGAAAATTAAAACCTTATATAATGTTGCTTTTAGCTACCAAAATAATAAATTAATTTTTAGTGCTTTTGATTTAAATAAAGAAACAAAACTTGATTTATTCATTCAAAACGAAGTAATGAACAACTTTATTTTTCAACCTAGTGTCAAAAATGAAAAAGACTTATTTTTAGGTACATACGTAGTAAGTGAAAATGAAGTTAACAAGTTAATTCTTTTAAAAAATAATTATTCAGCAAATGATATTTTCAATAATGCAAATGATTCACTTGCTAAAATAATTTTTAATTACAACCCAGTCCCACTTGATGAAGAAACCTTCAGAATTCAATCGCTTAGAGCCTACCGTCAAAATTTAATTTCAATACTTAATTACAACACTTTAAATTCAAAACAACAAGAAAATGTACTTAAATATTCGGATATTTATGGATATAACGAAGTTGTTTCATTTAATAGCAAAGATGCAATTTTCAAATGAACTTATAATAGCGAATTGCAGAGTGATAAGCCAAATAATGCTTTCAGTAATGATTTTGCAAACTTCATAAATTCTTTAACTAAAAAGGAATTATTTAATTTTGAAAAAGCTTTATCAATGCTTTTAAACCCATATACAATTGCTAAACTAAATGATAGTAATTATTATTGAAATGTAGCTCCACTTGCAAGTATGAAGTTACAAGGGATTGATCAACAAAACAATAATTTTGACTCGCTTTCATCTGCTTATTATTTATCGACTTTAACTAGTTTTGAGAATTTTGAAAGCAACTATTTTATTGAAAAAGAAGTGTATTATCAAAAAGATAACATTCTTGATTTAAACAAGCAACTTAGAAGTGCTAATTTCAAAGGATTAAAAGAGATTATCGCTTCTATGATAAGTAAATTTAAATTATCTCATCCAGGTGCAAAAATTAGCTTCACTATACCTTTTTTAGATAACTTTTCAGAGAAAGATAAGCGGCTTCTTGAAAGATATAAAAACATCTTAAATGAAAATTTTGATTTAAATGTGCAAATTGAAAAATATGATCAAAATAAAACTTACTTTTTCCAAAAAGCCCATATTTCTTATTTAAACAATTCACTTGATAGCTTTTTTAAAGTGGTTTGAGATGATTTTCATTCTTTAAAAAGCTTTAGCTATTTTTTAGATTTAGCGAGCGATGAAGCGATTCAAAAGTTCATAAGCGCTTCGAATTTAGAAGAATTTTTAAGCTATTTAAACACCAAAACAACATATGAGCAAATTAAAATAATAAATGCTTTTAACAATCATTTTAATATTCCGGTAATTTTAAATAATGCTCTTAGCGAAAAAACTTTTGAGAAAATATTAATTCAAAACTATTTAGAACTTCCTTCTTTTGAAGATGGTATTATCAATTATTCAGATGTTAGAACTAACTACTAA
- a CDS encoding ABC transporter permease produces MQANQFNFASKSQTFASATVLISQQKLYWKRFFKNKSVIIALFALLILLLLLVLNHFLSPYQSDKAIYDSSLVYNLPPVNNPIISRTFENGPDTDYLMNLNKKGIIDFESITNYKSFYIIKYNPYQVLSFLSPKDELKTYFGTNSVGIDNFTLMTDSILITLLITFISGLIQLFFGSLIGSLVGFCSNKALYKSSYFILSAVIVVPYLFLTISLFLLFGYSLAKAICFLSIVGFFSIFYTSYHKCQEIKVLSYIDGYKTIGYSNSRIILRVIFKQIIFYNLSFFSDQLSLSFLSIAALSFFNVENINSHINIGNLYKQIIEDFSNYYLSISTIVISIALIVIFKIIGASLNMALYPKI; encoded by the coding sequence ATGCAAGCTAATCAATTTAATTTTGCAAGCAAAAGTCAAACTTTTGCAAGCGCAACAGTGCTAATTTCTCAGCAAAAACTTTATTGAAAACGCTTTTTTAAAAACAAAAGCGTGATTATTGCTCTTTTTGCCTTGCTTATACTTTTGCTTTTACTAGTCCTTAATCACTTTCTTTCTCCATATCAAAGTGATAAAGCTATTTATGATTCTTCTTTGGTATATAACCTTCCACCAGTTAATAATCCGATTATTAGCCGAACTTTTGAAAATGGACCTGATACAGATTATTTAATGAATTTAAACAAGAAAGGAATTATTGATTTTGAGTCAATTACAAACTACAAATCTTTTTATATAATCAAATATAATCCTTATCAAGTTTTAAGTTTTTTAAGCCCAAAAGATGAGCTTAAAACTTACTTTGGAACTAATTCAGTTGGCATTGATAATTTCACCTTAATGACCGATTCAATTTTAATTACTCTCTTAATTACCTTCATTTCTGGTTTAATTCAGCTCTTTTTTGGAAGTTTAATTGGTAGCTTAGTTGGGTTTTGTTCTAATAAAGCACTCTATAAAAGTAGTTACTTTATTTTAAGTGCAGTAATTGTGGTTCCTTATTTATTTTTAACAATTAGCTTGTTCTTGCTTTTTGGTTATTCACTAGCTAAAGCAATTTGCTTTTTAAGTATTGTTGGATTTTTTAGCATTTTTTATACTAGCTATCACAAATGTCAAGAAATTAAGGTCCTTTCATATATTGATGGTTATAAAACAATTGGTTATTCAAATTCTAGAATTATTTTAAGAGTTATTTTTAAGCAAATTATTTTTTACAACCTTTCATTTTTTAGCGATCAACTTTCATTAAGTTTTCTTTCGATAGCAGCATTAAGTTTTTTTAATGTTGAAAATATTAATTCACACATTAATATTGGGAATTTATATAAACAAATTATTGAAGATTTTAGCAATTATTACTTAAGCATTAGCACAATTGTTATTTCGATTGCTTTAATTGTTATTTTTAAAATTATTGGTGCAAGTTTAAATATGGCACTTTATCCAAAAATCTAA
- a CDS encoding ABC transporter permease subunit: MIRYFYQLFLKDLLLGVLSIITITLLAFLLININSLNLSYNFAIFTLKLFSFKIFLASETSIFGLYFNNSLKVILPSFGISLILGFIIGTISGYFYKSKITQYSNLIIYIFSALPVFVIAPILVVFAEQIDLPSIYVETQIANSYVSFLSLIIPNLLIIVICASVFAIFVRNSVIVELSNEYNKFLKAQGFSKVAIYFKSVFKNTFISFLPSALIIFTTILSFDLIVERIFQVPGTSVILMSALKNNGNLFFIYLIAMSLLILLLQLIIEVVLKIINPFERVFLVKASKAHLDFADHLSKGVSNAS, translated from the coding sequence ATGATTAGGTACTTCTATCAATTATTTTTAAAAGACCTACTTTTAGGTGTTTTAAGCATTATAACAATCACTTTATTAGCATTTTTATTAATTAACATCAATAGTTTAAATCTTTCTTATAATTTCGCTATATTTACCTTAAAATTATTCTCTTTCAAAATCTTTCTAGCTAGCGAAACAAGCATCTTTGGACTTTATTTTAATAATTCACTGAAAGTTATTCTGCCTTCCTTTGGAATATCCTTAATTTTAGGTTTTATCATCGGAACCATTTCAGGATATTTTTATAAATCAAAAATTACGCAATATTCTAACTTAATTATTTATATTTTTAGTGCATTGCCAGTTTTTGTAATTGCACCAATTTTAGTAGTTTTTGCTGAGCAAATTGATCTTCCTTCTATTTACGTTGAAACACAAATAGCTAATAGCTACGTTTCATTTTTATCTTTAATTATTCCGAATTTACTTATTATTGTCATTTGTGCAAGCGTATTTGCTATTTTTGTGCGTAATTCTGTAATTGTTGAACTAAGTAATGAATATAATAAGTTTTTAAAAGCGCAAGGGTTTAGTAAGGTTGCAATTTACTTTAAATCTGTTTTTAAAAATACTTTTATTAGCTTTTTACCATCAGCTCTTATTATTTTTACTACCATTTTATCTTTTGATTTAATTGTGGAGAGAATTTTTCAAGTCCCAGGAACTAGTGTCATTTTAATGAGCGCTTTAAAAAATAATGGAAACTTATTTTTTATTTATTTAATCGCTATGTCACTTTTAATTTTGCTTTTACAACTTATAATTGAAGTGGTTTTAAAAATTATCAATCCTTTTGAAAGAGTGTTTTTGGTTAAAGCAAGCAAAGCACACCTTGATTTTGCAGACCATTTAAGTAAAGGAGTAAGCAATGCAAGCTAA
- a CDS encoding HPr family phosphocarrier protein has translation MKEFTCKIIDPIGLHARPATLIVSTASKFKSDAKLSSGGKEGNLKSIMNIMALGVKSGAEVTIKISGEDEEAAMAALQEALKSNNLID, from the coding sequence ATGAAAGAATTTACATGTAAAATTATTGATCCAATTGGATTACACGCACGTCCTGCTACTTTAATTGTTAGCACAGCGTCAAAATTTAAATCAGATGCTAAATTATCATCAGGTGGAAAAGAAGGAAACTTAAAATCAATTATGAACATCATGGCTCTTGGTGTTAAAAGTGGTGCTGAAGTTACAATCAAAATTAGTGGTGAAGATGAAGAAGCTGCTATGGCTGCTCTTCAAGAAGCATTAAAATCAAACAATTTAATCGATTAA
- a CDS encoding phospholipase D-like domain-containing protein: protein MKKINISRILIFILQSIIFALVVFGISVLITVVNESYISVLIFVLYILNCAFALIIIKQNRQIEAKMSWIYLILFIPFIGHFIFLAFGFMTRNKIELKLENDPKYKLRYYESKGIIENANRHNEIIHPYERIREKSSLPGAIDIYSDGYRFYEVLLEQIKKAKKSIFIITYIIKKSEITTEFIELLKEKALEGVEIKWLIDDFGAMISQKHKIRKLKKLGVQIGYIGKIYYPFINSSSFSRNHQKFILIDSSIVFSGGNNISDEYASLSKKYGHWIDVNYRIVGPYVNNYNLHFVKMWKSITHKDMELENYLYYKHGYNLNNFKNDLLFVSDSPSFEESEAEFYWLKMFAMAKKSIKIATPYFSITSALTKQIILALKSGVDVEIFIPGLPDKKMVYKITLNQLNELRKYGLKIWIYKDHFLHSKMGLVDNKIAWMGTNNMDSRSMFSQYETMDIISGEATGQINQIFEKYRKNCVEISNLGNLTGEYNLFEKFIFDLTKPLI from the coding sequence AAAGTTATATTTCAGTTTTAATTTTCGTTTTATATATTTTAAATTGTGCTTTCGCTTTAATTATCATTAAGCAAAATCGCCAAATTGAAGCTAAAATGAGCTGAATCTATCTGATTTTATTCATTCCTTTCATTGGACATTTCATATTTTTAGCATTTGGTTTTATGACAAGAAACAAAATTGAATTAAAACTTGAAAATGATCCAAAGTATAAATTAAGATATTATGAATCAAAAGGTATTATTGAAAATGCTAACCGTCATAACGAAATAATTCACCCTTATGAAAGAATTCGTGAAAAAAGTTCGCTTCCAGGTGCAATTGATATTTATTCTGATGGTTATCGTTTTTACGAAGTGCTGCTTGAACAAATCAAAAAAGCTAAAAAGTCAATTTTCATTATCACTTACATCATCAAAAAAAGTGAAATAACTACTGAATTTATTGAACTTTTAAAAGAAAAAGCCCTTGAAGGGGTTGAAATTAAGTGACTCATTGATGATTTTGGGGCTATGATTTCACAAAAACATAAAATTCGGAAATTAAAAAAATTAGGAGTGCAAATTGGGTATATTGGTAAAATTTACTACCCTTTTATCAATAGCTCAAGCTTTTCAAGAAACCACCAAAAATTCATTTTAATTGATTCTTCAATAGTATTTTCAGGTGGAAATAACATCTCTGATGAATATGCATCTCTTTCAAAAAAATATGGACATTGAATTGATGTTAACTACCGAATTGTAGGTCCGTACGTTAATAATTACAATCTTCACTTTGTTAAGATGTGAAAGTCAATTACGCATAAGGATATGGAACTTGAAAATTATTTATATTACAAACACGGTTATAACTTAAATAATTTCAAAAATGATCTTTTATTTGTTTCAGATTCACCTTCATTTGAAGAATCTGAAGCCGAATTTTATTGACTTAAAATGTTTGCAATGGCCAAAAAATCAATCAAGATTGCCACTCCTTATTTTTCAATTACAAGTGCACTTACCAAACAAATCATTTTAGCTTTAAAAAGTGGAGTTGATGTGGAAATTTTCATTCCAGGTCTTCCGGATAAAAAAATGGTTTATAAAATTACTTTAAATCAGCTTAATGAACTTCGGAAATACGGTCTTAAAATTTGAATTTATAAAGATCATTTTCTCCATTCGAAAATGGGGTTAGTTGATAATAAAATTGCCTGAATGGGTACAAATAATATGGATAGCCGAAGTATGTTTTCACAATATGAAACAATGGATATTATCTCTGGTGAAGCTACCGGTCAAATTAATCAAATTTTTGAAAAATACCGTAAGAACTGCGTCGAGATTTCAAACCTTGGAAATCTTACTGGAGAATATAACCTTTTTGAAAAATTCATCTTTGATTTAACTAAACCGTTGATATAA